A single region of the Triticum dicoccoides isolate Atlit2015 ecotype Zavitan chromosome 2B, WEW_v2.0, whole genome shotgun sequence genome encodes:
- the LOC119364546 gene encoding uncharacterized protein LOC119364546 isoform X1, giving the protein MPGPGAHLLYALSGGAALSRLAGGRFGPHHCAVYAANAFLGPDLGAFAEWLASFLPAPAAAAGDLAMSAVHHPFYYPLLLGLPLACLYAWLSRWLLRAGLLDAPAGVALSRRQCFLLIAAGSLSHFFLDHLFEENGHSTMYTWILSTGWWKGRAPINPDAVFVVGLLCVCLIGGFMYLNRVKHGKSVTEKSNQSFFLILVIATLYCMWSASQIYLRNPPQPAIGEEADLGVIIFLAIYLFLPHGLCVLSVNQKDYNEAMDGLPV; this is encoded by the exons ATGCCGGGGCCCGGGGCGCACCTGCTGTACGCGCTGTCCGGCGGGGCGGCGCTCTCGCGGCTCGCCGGGGGGCGCTTCGGCCCGCACCACTGCGCCGTCTACGCCGCCAACGCCTTCCTCGGCCCGGACCTCGGCGCCTTCGCCGAGTGGCTCGCGTCCTTCctccccgcccccgccgccgccgcgggggACCTCGCCATGTCCGCCGTCCACCACCCCTTCTACTAcccgctcctcctcggcctcccGCTCGCATGCCTCTACGCGTGGCTCTCCCGCTGGCTGCTCCGCGCCGGCCTCCTCGACGCGCCCGCCGGG GTAGCATTAAGCAGAAGACAGTGCTTCTTGCTAATCGCAGCCGGCTCGCTCTCCCACTTCTTCTTGGATCACTTGTTTGAG GAAAATGGCCATTCTACAATGTATACTTGGATACTGAGCACTGGTTGGTGGAAAGGCCGCGCTCCTATCAATCCAGATGCCGTGTTTGTTGTTGGCCTTCTTTGTGTTTGCCTCATCGGGGGATTTATGTACCTTAACAG AGTGAAGCATGGAAAGTCAGTGACTGAAAAGTCAAATCAATCTTTCTTTCTCATCCTGGTGATAGCCACCCTGTACTGTATGTGGTCTGCCAGCCAGATATACCTGCGAAATCCCCCTCAACCCGCCATAGGTGAAGAGGCTGATCTTGGAGTGATAATATTTCTTGCAATTTACCTTTTTCTCCCGCATGGCTTGTGTGTCTTGTCGGTGAACCAAAAAGATTACAATGAAGCAATGGATGGACTGCCAGTTTGA
- the LOC119364546 gene encoding uncharacterized protein LOC119364546 isoform X2 — MPGPGAHLLYALSGGAALSRLAGGRFGPHHCAVYAANAFLGPDLGAFAEWLASFLPAPAAAAGDLAMSAVHHPFYYPLLLGLPLACLYAWLSRWLLRAGLLDAPAGVALSRRQCFLLIAAGSLSHFFLDHLFEENGHSTMYTWILSTGWWKGRAPINPDAVFVVGLLCVCLIGGFMYLNRVKHGKSVTEKSNQSFFLILVIATLYCMWSASQIYLRNPPQPAIDL; from the exons ATGCCGGGGCCCGGGGCGCACCTGCTGTACGCGCTGTCCGGCGGGGCGGCGCTCTCGCGGCTCGCCGGGGGGCGCTTCGGCCCGCACCACTGCGCCGTCTACGCCGCCAACGCCTTCCTCGGCCCGGACCTCGGCGCCTTCGCCGAGTGGCTCGCGTCCTTCctccccgcccccgccgccgccgcgggggACCTCGCCATGTCCGCCGTCCACCACCCCTTCTACTAcccgctcctcctcggcctcccGCTCGCATGCCTCTACGCGTGGCTCTCCCGCTGGCTGCTCCGCGCCGGCCTCCTCGACGCGCCCGCCGGG GTAGCATTAAGCAGAAGACAGTGCTTCTTGCTAATCGCAGCCGGCTCGCTCTCCCACTTCTTCTTGGATCACTTGTTTGAG GAAAATGGCCATTCTACAATGTATACTTGGATACTGAGCACTGGTTGGTGGAAAGGCCGCGCTCCTATCAATCCAGATGCCGTGTTTGTTGTTGGCCTTCTTTGTGTTTGCCTCATCGGGGGATTTATGTACCTTAACAG AGTGAAGCATGGAAAGTCAGTGACTGAAAAGTCAAATCAATCTTTCTTTCTCATCCTGGTGATAGCCACCCTGTACTGTATGTGGTCTGCCAGCCAGATATACCTGCGAAATCCCCCTCAACCCGCCATAG